In Bradyrhizobium paxllaeri, the genomic stretch GAAGCTTGCGCCATCGGTCGGGCGCATCGTGGCGACCGACGTATCCGGCGAGATGATTGCGATCGCGCGCGACAAGGCGAAGGCCGAAGGTTGCAGCAATGCCACCTTCGAGGTGGCGCGGCCCGAGGCGGCGCCGTGGCCGGACGGGAGCTTCGATGTTGCTTTCGGCTTCAACGTTCTGCATCTGGTGGCGGAGCGCGAAGCAGCGTTGCGGGGTGTCCATCGGCTGCTGCGGCCCGGCGGGCACTTCATTTCCAAGACCCCGTGCCTGAAGGAAATGAATTCGCTGCTGCGCATCGCGCTGCCCCTGATGCAGCTCGTCGGCAAGGCGCCCTATGTGGCGTTTCTGTCCGCAGAGGATCTGGAGCGCGAGATATCGGCGGCCGGATTTGAAATCATCGAACGTGCCCGCCATGCCTCCCGCGGCAAGGATGCGCGGCCGTTCGTTGTGGCAAGGAAGTAATTGTCGTTAGCCGCTCGGGTGTTGTGACGATCGCGACCGATGACGCCATGCGCTGGT encodes the following:
- a CDS encoding class I SAM-dependent methyltransferase → MFRIVNDAQFWDRAARKYAGDPIADMAGYERTLERTRDYLKGAEAAFEFGCGTGTTALKLAPSVGRIVATDVSGEMIAIARDKAKAEGCSNATFEVARPEAAPWPDGSFDVAFGFNVLHLVAEREAALRGVHRLLRPGGHFISKTPCLKEMNSLLRIALPLMQLVGKAPYVAFLSAEDLEREISAAGFEIIERARHASRGKDARPFVVARK